ATAGGAGAAAGCCACTTCCACCGGGACTCCCATTAATTCTCACCTGACAAACTGAATTCCTAAGGTCCATCAgtttcttcattgttttcacTTCCATGCATGTCTGAACATTCTTTCCATATTCCACACGCAAGAGGTTCTGAATACGAGAAAGCTTAGAAACATCTTTCATCCCTTTCACTGAATGTTTAAACTGCGAAGATAAGTGATTCTGCATTCTTTCCGAATCAGTTATTTCCCGTAACATTTTTTCTGGTGCCGTATTACCATTCAGCTCTTTTACTGTGCTGTCATTCTCTGACCCGGTTGTGGCAGGCTCCTGTGAAGGATCTTGCTTTTCATCAGAGTCAGATCTCTGAGTATCACTTGGCATCATGTAAGCATCATCAAGACTACCAGGCTGACTATCTGGTGGACTGGACTTACTGAGTTGTATGATCTTGTAAGTTTTACCATCAAGATCATCAACGAGATTGGACATTTCTGTGGTTACTTCAGTGACTGCATGAGAGAGTACACAGTACTTTTTGAATATGATATTCAGAAAACGACCATCTCTCCTTAAAGCTTGCTTCACTCTTTCCCCTTTGTATGCATAAACAGTAATTTCCTGAGTGAACTTTCTTAGTTCTGGGTTTGTCAGGATTTTCACTACATCTTTACCTCCTTTTGCCAGCACATTAAATATCACAAGCTCATCAGATGACCCCTGTCTGCTGGGATGAACAGAGCCACAACCTGTTGGCTTTgacatgtttttagttttaacatACCTGACAGTTAAACGCTCATTTTTAATTAAGCTGCATGGAAAGTGTGAACTGATAGCTTTCCCATGTCTTAAAATGACAAGTTCTTTGCCTTTGttcttttccactgtttttctAAACTGTGAACTTCTTCTCAGGGAGTCCTCAACAGTTCCAGTTTTGTTGCAGGTAACAGATGTGGGTCCCTTGCCATTTAAGCACCACTCAAAAGAATGGGTTGGATGTGGCTCCCCTTTCTAGGAATGTAAGACAGTTAAGtctcatttaattaatttacaataaaacaaTTTTAATACCTTTAAAGCAATCCCACACTTGTCATATTATCACAAAAACATGGCtggagtaaaacaaaaatacatactAACACATACTGAATCAATTTCAATCATGTTCTCCTAAAGTTAAACAAac
This genomic stretch from Toxotes jaculatrix isolate fToxJac2 chromosome 12, fToxJac2.pri, whole genome shotgun sequence harbors:
- the LOC121190267 gene encoding serine protease FAM111A-like; protein product: MEPMLKTKNEGPMDRTVKNKSDSHNGESSQSHSSQLVAKKGEPHPTHSFEWCLNGKGPTSVTCNKTGTVEDSLRRSSQFRKTVEKNKGKELVILRHGKAISSHFPCSLIKNERLTVRYVKTKNMSKPTGCGSVHPSRQGSSDELVIFNVLAKGGKDVVKILTNPELRKFTQEITVYAYKGERVKQALRRDGRFLNIIFKKYCVLSHAVTEVTTEMSNLVDDLDGKTYKIIQLSKSSPPDSQPGSLDDAYMMPSDTQRSDSDEKQDPSQEPATTGSENDSTVKELNGNTAPEKMLREITDSERMQNHLSSQFKHSVKGMKDVSKLSRIQNLLRVEYGKNVQTCMEVKTMKKLMDLRNSVCQVRINGSPGGSGFLLFDNFVLTNCHVLEGITGKLYVKVTVHFSYESLDHIEGGQELGSEVEVEEVTAFEYSDASGTMYDWALLRLRANQELPDCLLTHFGFLPQSGGICIIGHPDGGLKKIDACAIVPSHDHNRVVAKHYHENQENIQLVTQRFFERVAEYLPQNRQVLTYESCFYFGSSGSPVFDKHCKVVAMHSGGYAYRNARGQTQSVIEYGYPLSNIIEHMILQLVFERKFDVLKAYLTCSFAHHQDVMNNVKKLVEGRNLTQFKKAVSSLVATPDNSLKMFFEFFSQKEEPIPMDEM